The Microbacterium sp. KUDC0406 genome includes a window with the following:
- the hpt gene encoding hypoxanthine phosphoribosyltransferase, producing MRAAEIQDDLSEILVTEEQIRAKLDELAARVAVDYAGKDLLLVGVLKGAFVVMADFARALPMHAPIDFMAVSSYGASTKSSGVVQIRKDLDTDLHGKHVLIVEDIIDSGLTLSWLLENFESRGAESIEVLALLRKPEAAKVHIDCKYVGFDIPPEFVVGYGLDFAERYRNLRDVAVLAPHVYS from the coding sequence ATGCGCGCCGCTGAGATCCAGGACGACCTTTCAGAGATCCTCGTCACCGAGGAGCAGATCCGAGCGAAGCTCGACGAGCTGGCGGCGCGGGTCGCCGTCGACTACGCGGGCAAGGATCTGCTGCTGGTCGGCGTTCTCAAGGGCGCCTTCGTCGTCATGGCCGACTTCGCGCGCGCTCTGCCCATGCACGCGCCGATCGACTTCATGGCGGTCTCGAGCTACGGCGCCAGCACCAAGTCCAGCGGCGTGGTGCAGATCCGCAAGGACCTCGACACCGACCTGCACGGCAAGCACGTGCTCATCGTCGAGGACATCATCGACTCCGGCCTGACTCTCAGCTGGCTGCTGGAGAACTTCGAGTCCCGCGGCGCCGAGTCGATCGAGGTGCTCGCCCTGCTGCGCAAGCCGGAGGCGGCCAAGGTGCACATCGACTGCAAGTACGTCGGCTTCGACATCCCGCCGGAGTTCGTCGTCGGATACGGCCTCGACTTCGCCGAGCGCTACCGCAATCTGCGCGACGTCGCCGTGCTCGCCCCGCACGTCTACAGTTGA
- a CDS encoding DUF937 domain-containing protein: MDINDILTQVPVDDIAQKFGVSPDVAAQAVKEGGAALLGGLAKNAQTDEGSAAIESALSRHEGFSGASSVDDIDAADGGKIVKHVFGDKETDVAQALNSSEKTAGGIDFGKLLPVLAPIVLGLIANANKGKAAGGGGIGDVIGGLLGGGEQSGAQQGGGIGDILGNLGGLLGGGSQGSSGGGGIGDILGGLFGSKK; the protein is encoded by the coding sequence ATGGATATCAACGACATCCTCACGCAGGTCCCGGTCGACGACATCGCGCAGAAGTTCGGCGTCAGCCCGGATGTGGCCGCGCAGGCCGTGAAGGAGGGCGGCGCCGCCCTGCTCGGCGGGCTCGCGAAGAACGCTCAGACAGACGAGGGTTCGGCGGCCATCGAGAGCGCCCTGAGCCGTCACGAAGGATTCTCCGGCGCCTCGTCCGTGGACGACATCGACGCGGCCGACGGCGGCAAGATCGTGAAGCACGTGTTCGGAGACAAGGAGACGGATGTCGCGCAGGCGCTGAACTCCTCGGAGAAGACGGCCGGCGGCATCGACTTCGGCAAGCTGCTGCCGGTGCTCGCACCGATCGTCCTCGGCCTCATCGCCAACGCGAACAAGGGCAAGGCCGCGGGCGGCGGCGGTATCGGCGACGTCATCGGCGGGCTGCTCGGCGGCGGCGAGCAGTCCGGCGCTCAGCAGGGCGGCGGCATCGGCGACATCCTCGGCAATCTCGGCGGCCTCCTCGGCGGCGGTTCGCAGGGCTCCTCCGGCGGTGGCGGCATCGGCGACATCCTGGGCGGCCTGTTCGGCAGCAAGAAGTAG
- the tilS gene encoding tRNA lysidine(34) synthetase TilS: MAERSLDPAVAEVRRAVRAALPDGGTVIVALSGGADSLALAAATAFEARPRGIEVVSVTVDHGLQEGSADVAARAAAAAERLGLRALVVRVEVDAEGGPEAAARDARYAALRAVAAREQAPVLVGHTLDDQAETVLLGLARGAGAASLQGMAPRREDEDGTVWLRPLLGVRRQTTRAACAASGLQIWDDPHNLDPRFTRVRVRERVLPVLETELGPGIAEALARTAEQLREDAEAFDEMIHETIEDIVEHAEAGISVSVAALAANPAALRNRIIRLVVGSEFGVSLSRVQTLEVARLATDWSGQGPIDLPGCSARRTGGQIVFTARVTGR, translated from the coding sequence GTGGCAGAACGATCCCTCGACCCCGCCGTCGCCGAGGTGCGCCGGGCCGTGCGCGCGGCGCTTCCCGACGGCGGCACCGTGATCGTCGCCCTCTCCGGCGGCGCCGACTCGCTGGCGCTCGCCGCAGCGACCGCCTTCGAGGCGCGCCCCCGCGGGATCGAGGTGGTCAGTGTCACCGTCGACCACGGTCTGCAGGAGGGCTCCGCGGATGTCGCGGCCCGAGCCGCCGCCGCGGCCGAGCGGCTCGGGCTCCGGGCGCTGGTCGTGCGCGTCGAGGTCGACGCCGAAGGCGGGCCGGAAGCCGCGGCGCGGGATGCCCGGTACGCGGCCCTCCGCGCGGTCGCGGCGCGCGAACAGGCGCCGGTGCTCGTCGGCCACACCCTCGACGATCAGGCCGAGACCGTGCTGCTGGGCCTTGCCCGCGGGGCCGGCGCGGCCAGTCTGCAGGGCATGGCGCCCCGACGCGAGGACGAGGACGGCACGGTGTGGCTGCGCCCACTGCTCGGAGTGCGACGTCAGACGACGCGCGCCGCGTGCGCGGCATCCGGGTTGCAGATCTGGGACGACCCGCACAACCTCGACCCGCGGTTCACCCGTGTGCGCGTGCGCGAGCGGGTGCTGCCCGTGCTCGAGACCGAACTCGGCCCCGGCATCGCCGAGGCGCTCGCCCGCACCGCCGAGCAGCTCCGGGAAGACGCCGAGGCGTTCGACGAGATGATCCACGAGACCATCGAGGACATCGTCGAGCACGCCGAGGCGGGAATCTCGGTCAGCGTCGCCGCCCTCGCGGCGAACCCTGCCGCGCTGCGGAACCGCATCATCCGGCTGGTCGTCGGCAGCGAGTTCGGCGTGAGCCTGTCGCGCGTCCAGACCCTCGAGGTCGCGCGCCTGGCCACCGACTGGTCGGGCCAGGGCCCGATCGATCTGCCCGGCTGCAGCGCCCGACGCACCGGCGGGCAGATCGTCTTCACCGCGCGCGTCACGGGTCGTTGA
- the ppa gene encoding inorganic diphosphatase, which produces MGAHDAVIEIPRGSRVKYEVDHETGRVHLDRVLYTTFGYPADYGYFDDTLGEDGDPLDVLVLLDHPIYPGVVVNVRPVAVLKMSDEAGGDDKLVAVLSKDPRWAHIHDVDDVPQHTKDEIAHFFEHYKDLEPNKWVKVDEWGDAAEAERILNEAIQRFANGGH; this is translated from the coding sequence ATGGGCGCACACGACGCCGTCATCGAGATCCCGCGCGGCAGCCGCGTGAAGTACGAGGTCGACCACGAGACCGGACGGGTGCACCTCGACCGCGTGCTCTACACGACGTTCGGCTACCCGGCCGACTACGGCTACTTCGACGACACGCTCGGCGAGGACGGCGACCCGCTCGACGTGCTGGTCCTTCTCGACCACCCGATCTACCCGGGCGTCGTCGTGAACGTGCGCCCCGTCGCGGTGCTCAAGATGAGCGACGAGGCCGGTGGCGACGACAAGCTCGTGGCCGTGCTGTCGAAGGACCCGCGCTGGGCGCACATCCACGATGTCGACGACGTGCCGCAGCACACCAAGGACGAGATCGCGCACTTCTTCGAGCACTACAAGGACCTCGAGCCCAACAAGTGGGTCAAGGTCGACGAGTGGGGCGATGCCGCCGAGGCGGAGCGGATCCTGAACGAGGCGATCCAGCGCTTCGCCAACGGGGGTCACTGA
- a CDS encoding M23 family metallopeptidase, whose product MNDEKYPVEAGEPDCGCGPTPGERSRLWTPDGVTRRSAMTIGALSVAALGVFGIGAGTTAAFAASYPSWDDVQKAKANQAAKAGEVTRIKGLIQSLTNKVAETKAASEKAGDEFFVAQQKFFDAAQQADDLQSQADEQAKLADETSAKAGQVATQLYRKGGEDSALELFFSGSAANADGLLSRLGTMDKLLEYNQSVYDNAVAARNSAQALSNKAKVARDERDRLQKVAEQKMIAAQQAADAAQAALDESEANLTTLQAQLAALQDTTAKTVAAYQEGERIRKAAEEKRRREEAARRAREAAEAAKNNGGGGGGGGGGGTPTSSGWVRPHGGHRSSGYGARPRPCPSCSAFHYGVDLANGCGAPIYAAHSGTVDAAFYNGGYGNYIRIQHGGGIGTGYGHIRPGGFRVSPGQHVRAGQVIAYAGTTGASTGCHLHFEVYRNGGAINPITFMAAHGISV is encoded by the coding sequence GTGAACGACGAGAAATACCCGGTCGAGGCTGGCGAGCCCGACTGCGGGTGCGGTCCGACACCCGGCGAGCGCAGCCGGCTGTGGACGCCCGACGGCGTGACCCGCCGCAGCGCGATGACCATCGGCGCCCTCAGCGTCGCCGCGCTCGGCGTCTTCGGCATCGGCGCCGGAACGACGGCAGCGTTCGCCGCGAGCTACCCGAGCTGGGACGACGTCCAGAAGGCCAAGGCGAACCAGGCGGCGAAGGCCGGCGAGGTCACCCGCATCAAGGGCCTGATCCAGAGCCTGACCAACAAGGTCGCAGAGACCAAGGCCGCATCCGAGAAGGCGGGTGACGAGTTCTTCGTCGCCCAGCAGAAGTTCTTCGATGCCGCCCAGCAGGCGGACGACCTGCAGTCGCAGGCCGACGAGCAGGCCAAGCTCGCCGACGAGACCTCGGCGAAGGCCGGTCAGGTCGCCACCCAGCTGTACCGCAAGGGTGGCGAGGACTCCGCTCTCGAGCTCTTCTTCAGCGGGTCGGCGGCGAACGCCGACGGGCTGCTGTCGCGGCTGGGCACGATGGACAAGCTGCTCGAGTACAACCAGTCGGTGTACGACAACGCCGTCGCCGCCCGTAACTCGGCGCAGGCGCTCAGCAACAAGGCCAAGGTCGCCCGCGACGAGCGCGACCGTCTGCAGAAGGTCGCCGAGCAGAAGATGATCGCGGCGCAGCAGGCGGCGGATGCTGCACAGGCGGCGCTCGACGAGAGCGAGGCGAACCTCACCACGCTGCAGGCGCAGCTCGCCGCACTTCAGGACACCACGGCGAAGACCGTCGCCGCCTACCAGGAGGGCGAGCGGATCCGCAAGGCGGCCGAGGAGAAGCGCCGCCGCGAGGAAGCCGCGCGCCGCGCCCGTGAAGCCGCGGAAGCCGCGAAGAACAACGGCGGCGGCGGCGGAGGCGGCGGCGGAGGCGGAACGCCCACCTCCAGCGGCTGGGTGCGCCCGCACGGCGGCCACCGCAGTTCCGGGTACGGCGCCCGCCCGCGTCCGTGCCCCAGCTGCTCGGCCTTCCACTACGGCGTGGACCTCGCCAACGGCTGCGGAGCGCCGATCTACGCCGCCCACTCCGGCACGGTCGACGCCGCGTTCTACAACGGCGGATACGGCAACTACATCCGCATCCAGCACGGCGGTGGGATCGGCACCGGCTACGGCCACATCCGCCCCGGCGGCTTCCGGGTCAGCCCGGGTCAGCACGTGCGTGCCGGCCAGGTCATCGCCTACGCGGGCACGACGGGCGCCTCCACCGGATGCCACCTGCACTTCGAGGTCTATCGCAACGGCGGCGCGATCAACCCGATCACCTTCATGGCGGCACACGGCATCTCGGTCTGA
- a CDS encoding PepSY domain-containing protein — translation MWKNQTAQRTPRLALVCTAGLVVSVLAGCSGGTTGTPSMPEVPPTPVGSGAPGSAESAGLDSLVAAGELAMKEVPGSTVITIETEQNGAVWEVQVVTSDGTENQLDISADGTEVVSGPRAESDDAADKAKHQQRVAAAKIDYKKAAELMLDAVPGGSIQELGLDSDMGKTVWEGDVIDTSQFKHEVQLDAVDGKVLRDDSSD, via the coding sequence ATGTGGAAGAACCAGACAGCACAGCGCACGCCTCGGCTCGCGCTCGTGTGCACCGCAGGTCTCGTGGTCAGCGTCCTCGCCGGCTGCAGCGGGGGCACGACCGGGACGCCGAGCATGCCGGAGGTGCCGCCGACGCCCGTCGGATCCGGTGCGCCGGGTTCCGCGGAGTCCGCCGGTCTCGATTCTCTGGTGGCCGCTGGTGAACTGGCGATGAAGGAAGTGCCCGGCAGCACGGTCATCACGATCGAGACCGAGCAGAACGGCGCCGTGTGGGAGGTGCAGGTCGTCACTTCTGACGGCACCGAGAATCAGCTCGACATCTCCGCCGACGGCACCGAGGTCGTCAGCGGCCCCAGGGCCGAGTCGGATGACGCCGCAGACAAGGCGAAGCATCAACAGCGCGTCGCTGCAGCGAAGATCGACTACAAGAAGGCGGCCGAGCTGATGCTCGATGCGGTGCCCGGCGGGTCGATCCAGGAGCTCGGCCTGGACAGCGACATGGGCAAGACCGTCTGGGAGGGCGATGTGATCGACACGTCACAGTTCAAGCACGAGGTGCAGCTCGACGCCGTCGACGGGAAGGTCCTGCGAGACGACTCCAGCGACTGA
- a CDS encoding VOC family protein, which translates to MRVHRVVPNLTVTDLAKAVAEHQAALGLGVLMDHGWIVTLGDDAGHQFSLMTADASAPMNPAVSVFVDDVTEALARVQAAGLEIVHPLTDEPWGVTRFFYRDSSGHVINVGMHTPAG; encoded by the coding sequence ATGCGCGTTCACAGGGTCGTACCGAACCTCACCGTCACAGACCTGGCGAAAGCGGTTGCGGAGCACCAGGCGGCTCTCGGCCTCGGCGTGCTCATGGACCACGGATGGATCGTCACGCTCGGTGACGATGCCGGCCACCAGTTCAGTCTGATGACCGCCGATGCGTCCGCGCCGATGAATCCGGCTGTGTCGGTCTTCGTGGACGACGTGACAGAGGCCCTCGCCCGCGTTCAGGCCGCTGGGCTGGAGATCGTACACCCGCTCACGGACGAGCCGTGGGGCGTCACCCGGTTCTTCTATCGCGACAGCAGCGGTCACGTCATCAATGTGGGCATGCACACGCCCGCGGGCTAG
- the nrdI gene encoding class Ib ribonucleoside-diphosphate reductase assembly flavoprotein NrdI has protein sequence MDSLDTLSERTPMVPVYFSSSASGMVRSFAERLRRPVFDLTVREIRQSAPEGPWVLLTPSYATGNPDNDTIPEPVRRFLSQPRTRRLMVGVMGSGNRNFGAQYQAACRQIARASGRPVLFEFELQGTPWDVEEARRVLAALDLRLAGITKP, from the coding sequence ATGGACAGCCTCGACACCCTCTCGGAGCGGACGCCGATGGTGCCCGTCTACTTCTCGTCGAGCGCGTCGGGGATGGTGCGCAGTTTCGCGGAGCGGCTGCGCCGGCCGGTGTTCGATCTGACTGTGCGCGAGATCCGGCAGTCCGCGCCGGAGGGGCCCTGGGTGCTGCTGACCCCGTCGTATGCCACCGGCAACCCCGACAATGACACGATTCCCGAGCCGGTGCGACGGTTCCTGTCGCAGCCGCGCACGCGTCGGCTGATGGTGGGCGTGATGGGATCGGGCAACCGCAACTTCGGAGCGCAGTACCAGGCGGCGTGCCGGCAGATCGCTCGCGCATCCGGGCGTCCGGTGCTGTTCGAGTTCGAGCTGCAGGGGACGCCGTGGGACGTCGAGGAGGCGCGACGTGTGCTCGCGGCGCTGGACCTGAGACTTGCCGGGATCACGAAGCCCTGA
- a CDS encoding DUF7882 family protein — protein MGRLKYDGTSGPITIDDETLAHVKVVIATKLRRQESFMMTWLHPDGEPDARITIWIHPAIPLQFGFDRAEVPPLSAARVKAMMTRLNATGELNLNLLEEEPDASDR, from the coding sequence ATGGGCAGGCTCAAGTACGACGGAACGTCCGGACCGATCACGATCGATGACGAGACCCTCGCGCACGTGAAGGTGGTCATCGCCACGAAGCTCCGCAGACAGGAGAGCTTCATGATGACGTGGCTGCATCCGGATGGAGAGCCGGATGCCCGCATCACCATCTGGATCCATCCCGCCATCCCTCTGCAGTTCGGTTTCGATCGTGCCGAGGTCCCGCCGCTGAGCGCCGCCCGCGTCAAAGCGATGATGACGCGCCTCAACGCGACGGGGGAACTCAATCTGAATCTGCTCGAGGAAGAGCCCGACGCGTCTGACAGGTGA
- a CDS encoding 3-hydroxyacyl-CoA dehydrogenase — protein sequence MAVENMQKVAVLGTGVLGSQIIMQAAYHGKDVRAYDISDEILAKLAARWEWMRGHYRTDLPDFTDEKFDAAIGRISTTTVLADAVGDADVVVEAVPENLELKKKVWAQVGEAAPAGAILATNTSSLMPSTFADATGRPERLGTLHFANMVWRFNTGEVMGHPGTDPAVLDALVQFATEIGLVPYRVRKESPGYLLNGLLIPFLDAGARLYVNGVGSVADIDGIWRKATGSPQGPFEIYDVVGFNVAYNIQANNPQPSPFIDVLKRGIDNGKTGVADGEGFYTYDAEGRNTGVSSQFPEVWGS from the coding sequence ATGGCTGTGGAGAACATGCAGAAGGTTGCGGTGCTCGGTACCGGAGTGCTCGGATCGCAGATCATCATGCAGGCGGCTTATCACGGTAAGGATGTGCGGGCGTACGACATCTCGGACGAGATCCTCGCGAAGCTCGCCGCACGGTGGGAGTGGATGCGAGGGCACTATCGCACCGATCTGCCCGACTTCACCGACGAGAAGTTCGACGCGGCGATCGGCCGCATCTCCACGACCACGGTGCTCGCCGACGCGGTCGGCGATGCCGATGTCGTCGTCGAGGCCGTGCCCGAGAACCTCGAGCTGAAGAAGAAGGTGTGGGCACAGGTGGGCGAGGCCGCTCCGGCGGGGGCGATCCTCGCGACCAACACCTCGTCGCTGATGCCGAGCACTTTCGCCGACGCGACCGGTCGTCCGGAGCGGCTCGGCACGCTGCACTTCGCGAACATGGTGTGGCGGTTCAACACCGGCGAGGTGATGGGGCATCCGGGAACCGACCCCGCCGTGCTGGACGCACTGGTGCAGTTCGCGACAGAGATCGGCCTCGTGCCCTATCGCGTGCGCAAGGAGTCGCCGGGGTACCTGCTGAACGGCCTGCTCATCCCGTTCCTCGACGCCGGCGCGCGGCTCTATGTGAACGGCGTCGGCTCGGTCGCCGACATCGACGGCATCTGGCGCAAGGCGACCGGTTCGCCGCAGGGCCCGTTCGAGATCTACGACGTGGTCGGATTCAACGTCGCCTACAACATCCAGGCCAACAACCCGCAGCCGAGTCCTTTCATCGATGTGCTGAAGCGCGGCATCGACAACGGCAAGACCGGCGTCGCCGACGGCGAGGGCTTCTACACCTACGACGCCGAGGGCCGGAACACCGGGGTCTCGTCGCAGTTCCCCGAGGTCTGGGGCAGCTGA
- a CDS encoding SHOCT domain-containing protein, translating to MLATSAAVAAHAGVWGGAPFWPFFFIWPVMFLVIVGLLITLIVRRRRYWGGPWQAAPGGHAPWAQGRSAEQILADRFAKGDVDETEYRARLEVLRANRPEA from the coding sequence ATGCTCGCAACATCGGCGGCCGTCGCCGCACACGCAGGCGTCTGGGGCGGGGCTCCGTTCTGGCCGTTCTTCTTCATCTGGCCGGTGATGTTCCTCGTCATCGTGGGCCTGCTCATCACGCTCATCGTCCGCCGTCGCCGGTACTGGGGCGGCCCCTGGCAGGCCGCCCCCGGCGGGCACGCCCCGTGGGCGCAGGGACGCAGCGCCGAGCAGATCCTCGCCGACCGCTTCGCCAAGGGCGACGTCGACGAGACCGAGTACCGCGCCAGGCTCGAGGTGCTGAGGGCCAACCGCCCGGAGGCCTGA
- a CDS encoding response regulator transcription factor: MIRVALADDQLLVRAGFRALLDAEDDIEVVAEASGGEELLTRIRETPVDVVLMDIRMPEGDGLWATERIAADPALATVHVVIVTTFELDEYVARAVRAGAAGFLVKDTEPADLVRAVRAVAEGEALLSPGVTRRLLDRLAVGLREAPDASALQVLTEREREVLRLVGLGRTNDEIAAELFLSPLTAKTHVSRILSKLQARDRVHLVVIAYETGLIAPGWQ, encoded by the coding sequence ATGATCAGGGTCGCGCTGGCCGACGACCAGCTTCTCGTGCGCGCGGGGTTCCGTGCGCTGCTGGATGCCGAGGATGACATCGAGGTCGTCGCCGAGGCATCCGGCGGTGAGGAGCTGCTCACCCGCATCCGCGAGACGCCGGTCGACGTGGTGCTGATGGACATCCGGATGCCGGAGGGCGACGGCCTCTGGGCCACAGAGCGGATCGCGGCCGATCCCGCGCTCGCCACGGTGCACGTCGTGATCGTGACGACCTTCGAGCTGGACGAGTACGTCGCCCGCGCGGTGCGCGCCGGTGCGGCCGGGTTCCTTGTGAAGGACACCGAGCCGGCCGATCTGGTGCGCGCGGTGCGCGCCGTCGCCGAGGGCGAGGCGCTGCTCTCGCCCGGCGTGACGCGGCGGCTGCTGGACCGGCTGGCGGTAGGACTGCGCGAGGCGCCGGATGCCTCGGCGCTGCAGGTGCTCACCGAGCGGGAGCGCGAGGTGCTGCGGCTGGTCGGCCTCGGGCGCACGAACGACGAGATCGCGGCGGAGCTGTTCCTCAGCCCACTGACCGCGAAGACCCACGTGTCGCGCATCCTGTCGAAGCTGCAGGCGCGCGACCGGGTGCATCTCGTGGTGATCGCCTACGAGACCGGTCTGATCGCGCCGGGCTGGCAGTAG
- a CDS encoding sensor histidine kinase, whose protein sequence is MSDPQRVASFGDGGGWGPPASVGRRLRLLAPVVLSFLIQVPAALWMTVRAAHHGASGLLILHLALAIAGPLALLAARRLPGPTVAVVTGFALLDVLTTPVPGPPYVALAFAVVGAVARGAMVWAAISVGIGWAAALLIGTVIDRFWFPGAIVAVTVALALCFALGAGLRTRGARRAQMQAEARRRQQSAEERERVRIARELHDVLGHALSQMNVQASVGLHLFDKDPEQARAALQNVKNTSKLALEEVRGVLGVLREGEAPLVPQAELAELPRLIAGLTSPGLDVALDDRLGDGAPSRAAQFAAYRIVQEALTNIVRHSGAAHARVVLERRGERLVVTVSDDGRGFGGADPVDAGHGGVLGMRERAGLLGGSIRFQDGEAGGAMVIADLPWGRAS, encoded by the coding sequence ATGTCGGATCCGCAGCGCGTCGCCTCCTTCGGGGATGGCGGCGGGTGGGGGCCGCCCGCGTCGGTCGGGCGGCGACTGCGGCTGCTTGCGCCGGTCGTGCTGAGCTTCCTGATCCAGGTGCCGGCCGCACTGTGGATGACGGTGCGCGCAGCGCACCACGGAGCATCCGGGCTCCTCATCCTGCATCTCGCGCTGGCGATCGCCGGTCCGCTGGCGCTGCTGGCCGCGCGTCGCCTCCCCGGGCCGACCGTGGCGGTGGTCACCGGCTTCGCCCTGCTCGACGTGCTGACGACACCTGTGCCCGGTCCGCCGTATGTCGCCCTCGCATTCGCGGTGGTCGGCGCGGTTGCGCGCGGGGCGATGGTGTGGGCGGCGATCTCGGTCGGGATCGGCTGGGCGGCGGCGCTGCTGATCGGCACCGTGATCGACCGGTTCTGGTTCCCGGGCGCGATCGTCGCGGTGACCGTCGCGCTGGCGCTCTGTTTCGCGCTCGGCGCGGGCCTGCGCACGCGCGGCGCACGCCGTGCGCAGATGCAGGCCGAGGCGCGGCGCCGGCAGCAGAGCGCGGAGGAGCGCGAGCGGGTGCGCATCGCGCGCGAACTGCATGACGTGCTCGGGCACGCCCTGTCGCAGATGAACGTGCAGGCCAGCGTCGGGCTGCACCTGTTCGACAAGGATCCCGAGCAGGCGCGCGCCGCGCTGCAGAACGTGAAGAACACCTCGAAGCTCGCGCTGGAAGAGGTGCGCGGCGTGCTCGGGGTGCTGCGTGAGGGTGAGGCGCCTCTGGTTCCGCAGGCCGAGCTCGCCGAGCTGCCGCGGCTGATCGCCGGCCTGACCTCGCCGGGGCTCGACGTCGCGCTCGACGATCGCCTGGGGGACGGCGCGCCCAGCAGGGCGGCGCAGTTCGCCGCGTACCGGATCGTGCAGGAGGCGCTGACCAACATCGTGCGGCACTCCGGCGCTGCGCACGCGCGGGTCGTGCTGGAGCGGCGCGGTGAGCGGCTGGTGGTCACGGTCTCGGACGACGGGCGCGGCTTCGGCGGTGCCGATCCTGTGGATGCCGGTCACGGCGGCGTGCTCGGCATGCGCGAGCGTGCGGGCCTGCTGGGTGGCAGCATCAGATTTCAGGACGGCGAAGCCGGCGGCGCGATGGTCATCGCCGACCTGCCGTGGGGGAGGGCGTCATGA
- a CDS encoding deoxyguanosinetriphosphate triphosphohydrolase family protein: protein MTDDPREARRAPETLDEFQLTEGHPQFRVDVERIRFSPYYSRLSAVTQVISQTGAGLAVHNRLTHSIKVAAVARAIATHLSARDDEAGRTAAELGGAHPVVVQAAAAAHDLGHPPFGHLGEQTLDRLARNRFGLSEGFEGNAQTYRIITRLDEHDRPGVGLNLTAAVRAAVLKYPWLRGEGGPRRGGAGKFSFYAIDEEDAREALSAYPMIERGQQTVECSIMDLSDDIAYSLHDLDDFYRAGLLNAVTLSAEFRGWHRDLARLRTVDAAALRADARTPGHSLELLWRRLAEKDAWIADSDAFSEAVARVKAEVIDGLLSEPFDGSLATERALARFTTEWIARLQSSVEVHRHPDIRSGHVSLDRRAWHEVAVLKFLHERFILERPDLTVYQRGQATVLERLVDGFAAWLDDPRDARRAPRRLTDLVELAQDDYGRLGGPGTGEDRDRLARGRGIIDYVASLTDAQAGSLDALLAGQTERLWEAGQGL from the coding sequence ATGACGGATGATCCGCGCGAAGCGCGACGCGCACCCGAGACGCTCGACGAGTTTCAGCTGACCGAGGGGCACCCGCAGTTCCGCGTCGACGTCGAGCGCATCCGTTTCTCGCCGTACTACTCGCGTCTCTCCGCCGTCACTCAGGTCATCTCGCAGACCGGCGCAGGGCTCGCCGTGCACAACCGGCTCACGCATTCGATCAAGGTCGCCGCGGTCGCACGGGCGATCGCGACGCACCTGTCCGCGCGTGACGACGAGGCCGGGCGCACCGCGGCCGAGCTCGGCGGCGCGCACCCGGTCGTGGTCCAGGCCGCCGCGGCCGCTCACGATCTGGGGCATCCGCCGTTCGGTCACCTCGGTGAGCAGACCCTGGATCGTCTCGCCCGCAACAGGTTCGGACTGTCGGAGGGCTTCGAGGGCAATGCGCAGACGTACCGCATCATCACCCGCCTCGACGAGCACGACCGCCCGGGCGTGGGCCTGAACCTCACCGCCGCGGTGCGCGCGGCCGTGCTGAAGTACCCGTGGCTGCGTGGCGAGGGCGGGCCCCGGCGCGGCGGTGCGGGCAAGTTCAGCTTCTACGCGATCGACGAAGAGGACGCGAGGGAGGCGCTCTCCGCCTACCCGATGATCGAGCGCGGACAGCAGACCGTCGAGTGCTCGATCATGGATCTGTCCGACGACATCGCCTACTCGCTGCACGACCTCGACGACTTCTACCGCGCGGGTCTGCTGAACGCCGTCACGCTGTCGGCCGAGTTCCGCGGGTGGCATCGCGATCTCGCCCGATTGCGCACCGTCGACGCGGCGGCGCTGCGCGCCGACGCCCGCACGCCGGGGCACTCCCTCGAGCTGCTGTGGCGGCGGCTGGCCGAGAAGGATGCCTGGATCGCCGACTCCGACGCGTTCAGCGAGGCCGTCGCCAGGGTCAAGGCCGAGGTGATCGACGGGCTGCTCTCCGAGCCGTTCGACGGATCGCTCGCCACCGAGCGCGCCCTCGCCCGTTTCACCACGGAGTGGATCGCACGGCTGCAGTCCTCGGTCGAGGTGCACCGACACCCCGACATCCGCTCCGGACACGTCAGCCTCGATCGCCGGGCCTGGCACGAGGTCGCCGTGCTGAAGTTCCTGCACGAACGGTTCATCCTGGAGCGCCCCGACCTCACGGTCTACCAGCGCGGGCAGGCGACCGTGCTGGAGCGCCTGGTCGACGGGTTCGCGGCCTGGCTCGACGATCCACGTGACGCCCGCCGTGCGCCACGCCGCCTGACCGACCTGGTGGAGCTCGCGCAGGACGACTACGGCCGGCTCGGCGGGCCGGGGACCGGCGAGGACCGGGATCGCCTGGCGCGCGGCCGCGGCATCATCGACTACGTCGCCTCACTCACCGACGCCCAGGCCGGATCGCTCGACGCGCTGCTGGCCGGCCAGACCGAGAGGCTGTGGGAGGCCGGGCAGGGACTGTAA